The Pecten maximus chromosome 14, xPecMax1.1, whole genome shotgun sequence genome includes a region encoding these proteins:
- the LOC117341829 gene encoding uncharacterized protein LOC117341829, protein MSPANSASMTTHGPEVTSESEDTDPRSASQQFLSSEANSASMTTHGPEVTSESEDTDPRSASQQFLSSEANSASMTTHGPEVTSESEDTDPTSASQQFLSSEANSASMTTHGPEVTSESEDTDPTSVSQQFLSSEDTRSEAVTTQATTCGNCSCNALRSNISQIPLKELLEIMKDTKKALTVDKLTLSSFVRRKISAGDDRASATVMGYVGAIMIALIALVIVVSDLLSLNRHLLQLRKRNKVNGKF, encoded by the exons ATGTCGCCAGCTAACAGTGCCAGTATGACAACACATGGCCCGGAAGTGACGTCAGAATCTGAAGATACCGACCCAAGATCAGCATCACAGCAATTCTTGTCATCGGAAG CTAACAGTGCCAGTATGACAACACATGGCCCGGAAGTGACGTCAGAATCTGAAGATACCGACCCAAGATCAGCATCACAGCAATTCTTGTCATCGGAAG CTAACAGTGCCAGTATGACAACACATGGCCCGGAAGTGACGTCAGAATCTGAAGATACCGACCCAACATCAGCATCACAGCAATTCTTGTCATCGGAAG CTAACAGTGCCAGTATGACAACACATGGCCCGGAAGTGACGTCAGAATCTGAAGATACCGACCCAACATCAGTATCACAGCAATTCTTGTCATCGGAAG ATACAAGAAGCGAAGCTGTCACAACTCAGGCAACAACCTGCGGCAACTGCAGTTGCAATGCGCTccggtcaaacatctcacaaatACCATTGAAAGAGTTGCTGGAAATCATGAAAGACACCAAGAAGGCCTTGACCGTTGATAAGCTTACGCTGTCTTCATTCGTACGGAGAAAGATAAGTGCCGGGGACGACCGGGCATCCGCTACAGTCATGGGTTATGTCGGGGCGATCATGATTGCGTTGATAGCTCTAGTGATTGTCGTGAGTGATCTGCTGTCACTGAACAGGCATCTTTTACAGCTTAGAAAGCGAAATAAAGTAAATGGCAAGTTTTGA